A single region of the Selenomonas sp. oral taxon 920 genome encodes:
- a CDS encoding ShlB/FhaC/HecB family hemolysin secretion/activation protein yields the protein MKKTAVRAGLAACVCAGLASAGTTGFAAPSLARPGADIAQEQPRPEIGLEDQAPRYRQDGDDAQFTIENFIMEAPDLFLDKGELTRILEEGMGEQKTMAQLRRTVDALTSYCRTHGYPAAAVYLPPQDSPDGIVVLRVLPGRYDEIVLENNSRLKDAVAQGIIAGLKSDDIITMSKLETALYSVSDATGARAVGVLSPGRTFGTSKLTVRIDDSKASNTVFYVENYGSPSTGRYRYGVQETLYDPSGTGDKVSAGALISNGSLRNFYANYETVVGHGGTTLGVGLSRMNYKVGGPLSAIGAEGQSLTFTIFGQTPLYHLTNRSLLFRYGYNYRDLDDDITAFELEGKKHTHSIYAGLVGMQRLYGGMTVNYNANLTVGTLGLDSEYSRILGDLNQTEEGTYAKLEADVTAVQQLGHATDLLVKVSGQKASRNLDSSEEFYLGGPNGVRAYAQGEGAGDEGVLATAELRYHTPVRGLTFSTFYDTGSVRMSKGNNLTDNHATLHGWGIGAAYSDPGNWFARVDYARRIGSDSSVAPKNNARNRVWFMAGKIW from the coding sequence ATGAAGAAAACTGCGGTCCGTGCAGGGCTTGCTGCGTGTGTTTGTGCGGGGCTGGCATCTGCGGGGACGACGGGATTTGCTGCGCCGTCTCTTGCGCGTCCGGGTGCGGATATTGCACAGGAGCAGCCAAGACCTGAGATCGGTCTGGAGGATCAGGCACCGCGCTACCGTCAGGATGGTGATGACGCGCAGTTTACGATTGAAAACTTCATTATGGAGGCTCCGGATCTCTTCCTTGACAAGGGGGAGCTGACGCGCATTCTCGAGGAGGGGATGGGTGAGCAGAAGACGATGGCGCAGCTGCGTCGGACGGTGGATGCGCTGACTTCGTACTGCCGCACGCATGGTTATCCGGCGGCTGCGGTATATCTGCCGCCGCAGGACAGTCCGGATGGGATTGTGGTGCTGCGTGTGCTGCCGGGCCGTTACGATGAGATCGTGCTCGAAAATAACAGCCGTCTGAAGGATGCCGTCGCACAGGGGATTATTGCAGGGCTGAAATCGGATGATATCATCACTATGTCAAAGCTTGAGACGGCACTCTACTCGGTGTCGGATGCAACGGGAGCGCGTGCAGTCGGCGTCCTGAGTCCGGGCAGGACATTCGGAACGAGCAAGCTGACGGTGCGCATTGATGATTCGAAGGCATCGAATACGGTTTTCTATGTCGAGAACTACGGCAGTCCGAGCACGGGGCGCTACCGCTACGGCGTGCAGGAAACACTCTACGACCCGTCGGGGACGGGGGACAAGGTGAGTGCGGGTGCACTCATCTCGAACGGGAGCCTGCGCAACTTCTACGCAAACTATGAGACGGTGGTCGGGCATGGCGGTACGACGCTCGGCGTTGGCCTCTCGCGCATGAACTATAAGGTGGGCGGCCCGCTCTCCGCAATCGGTGCGGAGGGGCAGTCTTTGACGTTCACGATCTTCGGGCAGACGCCGCTCTACCATTTGACGAACCGCAGCCTCCTCTTCCGCTACGGCTATAACTATCGCGACTTGGATGATGATATTACGGCGTTCGAGCTTGAGGGCAAAAAGCATACGCACAGCATTTATGCGGGGCTGGTCGGTATGCAGCGCCTCTATGGCGGAATGACGGTGAACTATAATGCAAATCTGACCGTCGGAACATTGGGGCTGGACTCGGAGTACAGCCGCATTCTGGGGGATCTCAACCAAACAGAGGAGGGGACGTACGCAAAGCTCGAAGCAGATGTGACAGCGGTGCAGCAGCTTGGTCACGCGACGGATCTCCTCGTCAAGGTCTCGGGGCAGAAGGCGAGCCGAAACCTCGACAGCTCGGAGGAGTTCTATCTCGGCGGACCGAATGGCGTGCGTGCCTACGCGCAGGGCGAGGGCGCGGGGGACGAGGGCGTTCTTGCAACGGCGGAACTGCGCTATCATACACCGGTGCGCGGGCTGACATTCAGCACGTTCTATGATACGGGATCGGTGCGTATGAGCAAGGGGAACAATCTCACCGACAATCATGCAACGCTGCACGGTTGGGGCATTGGTGCGGCGTACAGTGATCCGGGCAACTGGTTCGCACGTGTGGACTACGCACGACGGATTGGCTCGGATTCGTCGGTAGCACCGAAGAACAATGCACGGAACCGCGTTTGGTTCATGGCGGGGAAGATCTGGTAA
- a CDS encoding low molecular weight protein-tyrosine-phosphatase, with the protein MKKILFVCHGNICRSPMAEFVMKHLVHEAGLADKISVTSKALHRDEIGSDTHRGTREILRARGIPFSKRQAALMTAADYDAYDCIIGMDTENMDDLARLTGGDPRGKVRRLLSYIGEERDVADPWYTGNFEATYRDVDAGCRALLRDLTKSA; encoded by the coding sequence ATGAAAAAAATTCTATTCGTCTGCCACGGCAACATCTGCCGCTCCCCCATGGCAGAGTTCGTCATGAAACATCTCGTACACGAGGCAGGACTTGCAGACAAAATCAGCGTCACTTCCAAGGCGCTCCACCGCGACGAAATCGGCAGTGACACCCATCGCGGCACACGCGAAATCCTCCGCGCACGCGGCATCCCGTTCAGCAAACGGCAGGCAGCGCTGATGACCGCCGCCGACTACGATGCCTACGACTGCATTATCGGCATGGACACAGAAAACATGGACGACCTCGCACGCCTTACGGGCGGCGATCCACGCGGCAAGGTGCGCCGCCTCCTCTCTTACATTGGCGAGGAACGTGATGTCGCCGACCCGTGGTACACAGGCAACTTCGAGGCAACTTACCGCGATGTGGATGCCGGCTGCCGCGCATTGCTGAGAGATCTGACAAAAAGCGCCTAA